The genomic interval ATGCATGTTCCAGGATCTTATCTAACGTCTCACCTGTTGGCAAAAGCCACTTAATTTAAAACCGAGACTCAGTCACAGAGGAGCATTACTTTTTCCCCCTGAAGTTGCGTAGTTTTAAATGCTCTGTCTCAGGGGTCCTCAACCTTCTTAAACAGTGGCcggtcactgtccctcagacactggcgGGGGCCGGACTACAGTTCGGTTCCAGCCCGGCCCCGGCGGGCGCCTGTGGGCTGCGGAGGCCGGGAGCGGATTAAGCGGCAGGAAGCGGCTGCTCGGTTTCCCGCCCAAGCCCCGGCGGGGAGGTTCCGTAACTACCGGATCGAGGACCCCGGGGGGGCCGTATCCGGGCCGCGGGcagtagtttgaggacccctgctctgTCTGGTAGCTTATGCTGTGTCTATAAATATTTAGGATTCAGAAACAGAAGTAACTGCCGTGCGACCAGCTGGAAAATTGTAAAGCTAAGCGAAGACCAAGTACGGCCCCTTGCAAGTCAGTGAGTGCTACAGGTCCACCGGAGAGACACCTCCCTACGGAGTGAAATGTTCACAGGTTGGTGTGCTGTGGATTCTCCTGCAGCAAGCATACTTGGATGCAGTGATCAAGGCAAGAAACAAGTGTAGTTTGCCAAGTGACTGAGATTTGCTGTGTCTCAATGACACTAATTATGCAGCTTCTAACGAAAGGCGAATACAAAGTGTACAAACGGCAATTACTGACAGAAagtctttccccttcccctgtcCAGAGCACAAACCCAGATTTAAAACGAAGCTGCCACCTAGCGAGCAAGGTGGAAATCTACAAGTTCGGCGGCTTCAAAGTATTCTCAAACCGTCTGAGCTgagactgggggagctggggttgtttagcccggagaagaggaggctcaggggggacctcattgctgtctacagctacctgaagggaggctgtagccaggtaggggttggtctcttctcccaggcaaccagcaacagaagaaggggacacagtctcaagttgtgccaggggagtcataggctggatgttaggaggaagttcttgccagagagagtgattagcattggaatgggctgcccagggaggtggtgaagtagccgtccctggaggtgttcaagcaaagcctggatgaggcacttagtgccatggtctagttgactggatagggctgggtgctaggttggactggatgatcttggaggtcttttccaacctggttgattctatgattctatgacataagaGACCCTTTCATATCTTGTTTCTCAGCTGTGTCATTAAGCTGCTATAATCCCTCGTTAGCCTCAAGCAGATGTAATAAGCTAACAACAACACTTGGCATAAGGTTTGCGGATGTGTAAAATTTACCATAGCTTCTTCTATGTTACTGATTTTAGCTACCTCATGGATGCTACTCTATACTCTGAAGAGTCAAAGTGTGGATTtgaatgcttctgtgaaatCAAACGTGGTGGTCATCAAACGCTGGTGAGTAGTCCCACACCAGTCAGTTTATAATTTCAAGGAGGCTATGATTTTAGCAATTCCTGCCAGAATAATTCCTGACAGATGTCGCATGACTCAAAGCTAGAGTTGCCAGGAGTaaaaccctgcctgcagctgaagaAGCTGAGTGACAGTTTTGGGAACAACAAGGTTGTTGTCCAAATTTTGGGCAACTGAAGCATGTGGAATCATCTGCACTGACCTGCCGTAGCCAGTGACACAAGACCCACAGGCTGTCTTTGCCTCTTTGCAGCTACTCTATCACTCTGTCATCTAGACAACTTCCTACATCATTTGCATGGAAAATGGACCTCTAACAGGATCACTGGAAACAGATTAAACCACATGAGTAAGGACTCTTGATACCAGGAAGTCAAAGAGTCCTACTCTAGAGGCATGACCATCCTATTCTTCGTATGAATAAGGCCAGCATTGTCTTAAAGGTAATGTACCATTTAAACTTACACAGCAAACAAGTGTTTCATACTGAAAGTCACTGGCTTTTTGAGCTGTAAAGCTTCATAAACACCCAGCTGAAGTACatgactgttttttttttttctgaatttgAGAAAGGATTTTTGGGGGGTGAAGATTATGATATGGTTGAAACTTTCCAGCACAACATTTGGATTTTAAACAAAGTTTAAGTCCACCACATCGAAATTCTAAGACAATAATTTTGTTTTGATCTAGAAATGTTCATAAATGCCCTATTGAATCCTGATTTTTTCCCTGAGTTTGGGAAAAATACAAATTATATTTTACATTTAGCTCTGGAAGGATCCAGTTGACAGCACTatgagtgtttttttttttctgcattttagCTTTTATACTCATGAAGCACTCTAAGAAGATGGCACTGCATAAAGCAAGAATACAACTCCTTAATTAAGTACACTAAGAAATGTTGAGGCATTACTTTAAAATGCATCAAATGCCTATCAAAATTATTTCAGACCATGATAAGGAAACTTCCATTCCTACACAGGAATCCTTCTTCCTTAGCCTTTGTAGATATTAGTGCAGAAGTTACTGCAAAGTCATGTCCCAAAGATTCTAATGTGTTCCAGACATTACCAAGCAGAGGAACTGTTCTACTCACCTACTCTGTACTACTCTGAGTAAGAGCATCTTGTGTTGGGAATAGTAGGAATAAGTAGGATCCGTGGCATACCAGGGCAATTCTTCACAAATCTTGCTGTTAAAAATTACCTGTGTGAATTGCCAGAACTTTTTAgtgtaaaaaaccccaaagtacAGGTCTTGAGGGCAGATTCAGTGAGTAACAACATGCAATGCTGAATCCACTACTTTTCAAATATGCAGGAAGATTTGAAGTCAGGTCTATGGTTACATCTTAAGCATTCATATGCTGGAAGCAGTGCTGTAGTGTGATTATAATCATCAGCCTATATGCTGTTTTATGTTTGGATTTGTTTCATTTAATGGTGTTTATAaaaccacattttttttttctcagctttgCAAAATAATTGCAGTGTTCTGCACGCTTTTGTCAATTACTGAGAGAACATTTCTCACCTAGCAAGACTGCAGTTGCTAAAGTTCCCTTGTAAGCATAAGTAGTTAtcaaaaaaagaaatagaaaaataaGCAGCTTGTCATTTTCATCTGCTTGTTAATTTATAGCATAGCATAGCACACAACAGCTTTGGCATATGGCACAATTTGACAAAAAATGAAAATTTCCATATCTAAGCATGGAAACAACAGCTGGTAGCATACAGGCAATTGCTCAAATGGATTTACCAACAATAGCAAAATTGATTTTCCATTCACAACTGACATCTTGCTGGAAGGCACTGACCATCCTTCTTTCCCATGTGCAAATTCATGTCTTCATGTGACTGCTTTATCCTAAGCTTCCAGCCCTCCAGTTGTGCCACACATGACATCCCCCTGTCTTTGCAAGAAGGAAATGAAGGCAGGCACGTGCTGGAAGATAAGGAGATGTTTGACCTTTTAAAGGAATTACAAGACAAAAGCATTGTTGTTTTTCAAAACCAAAATTACTGACCTGTGAATGTTCATTAGGCGTGAAGTGTGCTGCACATCTCTGccggcactgctgctgcccaacAAAGCCTGACGAAGCCATTGTCTGAGGATAGGGCTAGAGCCAGCACCGTTTGGCTTGGATCAAAGGGAGATGCCATCTGTGGATTTACCAACGCACCATAGGAGAACCCAAATACAATACATTTAACATGCAGAAAACAGAGGCATTTATCAGAATAGGAGGCAACAAACATAAGAAAGGCTGTGTGCCCAGTGCACAACTGCAAGGAAAAGATGGAACCCTGGTACCTGCACACCTTCTTTGTGGAAAGGGTTGCCAGACCCACCCTGGAGTGCACCATTTTATGTGAGTCTTGAGTGTTCTAATTTTGCCTTGATGTTTACCGTGGGAAGTGGCTCTCGGGTGCTATCCCAGGATGGTGACACAAATGCCTCAGGATTGAGGGGTTAtggctgccctggctgtgctcaAGGGAGCAAAGCCGAGGGCTGAGAGTCTGGGTAGCAGTGTGTGCTCCCTGGCTGCACCTCCTGCAGTCCCAAACAGCTCCTACTTGGGGCAGGAGAAAAGGGTACCCAGGTCACTGTCCTCTACTAGGTGGATGTCAGGCCACTGACACCAGTTTGGTAGCCACCACAGGAAATCCCTCCGATGGCTCCCCAGGGGTCATTGGCATCTGCAGGCTCAGATCCTCCCCAAAAcaacaagcagctgctgccaccaccatTTCCTGCTGCAGAAATGCTGGGGCCTCCTTGGTCTCAGATGGTACTGTGGAATGGCACCAGGTACCTGTTCATTTCCTTCTCCAAGCCACTGACCTGGTATACAGTCAGGACATCTTCTTAACCTATGATCTGTCTGCCACATGCAAATTAATCAGACTTCAGGTTGTAAGAGTACTATGGCTATGCTATAAACACTGATCCTAACACAGTAAGAGTACTTTGTTTAAACAAGCAAATTTATTTATTAAGACAGGCTGCATAAAAGGTACATTTAAGGTATTTTTTCCACGTGGAATGTCGATGTCCCTCAGATTTTCTTGAAAAGTGGCCATCAGCCATATCAGCATCTTCCTGTCTTGAAAATTTGGACatcccttttattttctctgcaaGCAGAAGAAAAGTATTTCAGAAAGAAGCACTACActtgagatattttacaaagtGGACTCCTTTGTGTTTTATTATGTGCTCAGTTAAATGCAGCAGTGCATTAAATTTAATCACTTACAGCAAACAATACCACAAAGTAATGGTGATTCAAAGATTTATGATTCACACACACTGAGCAAGTAACTCAGCGGagacagcctcacttcaggctTTGTTACCAATAAAAACATGATAAAGCCATCTGCAGATCTAATATCAAACCACGAGACAAATGTCACCATGAGGTGAATTTGTCCATTACAAAGCACTAATGAAAGTCAAACTTTACAGTCCCTGCAGTGGGAACCATTTCTAACATGTAAAAACTTTCTCCCTTTCACGTGTGAAGTCAGTGGGAAGAATGTGCATTCTGAATCCATCTCTATATCCCAGCTTACACTAAAATTTGAATGTGTGGTTCTCTGATCATTGGAATCTTCTTCAAGAAAACTTTAGCTAAGTTTCCCTTAAATGGGGAACATTAGGATTAAAGTTTTTAATCCCATACACGGTACTTTAGAGAGCTCCATTTACAAATATCAGCTTACTATGGAAATAGAGATACAAAAAGTCAATGACAGAATCCAGACTTACACAGATCATCCTTTCACTTCCCTATCATATTAGAACCAAGGTGTTTTACTCCTCAAGAAATTCAAAAGGCTTATGATTACCCCAAAGCAGGGACAATCTGCGCTAGTAGTTGTATTGTGCATCTTTTAACCAGAAGGTAGTGGAGCATATTGGAAATACAAAAGGAAAAATTCAGCCTAGGGAATGTAAGAGAGATGTAGGGATGTAAGGAGAAGTTCTGGCTGAAGGACAGCTCTTATGCCACACCTGTGGGATATGCCCATATGTTTCTACATCACCATGCTATGCTATTTCTCTCGGCAGCTGCTGGTCAAGCAACTTGTTAAGAAGGGCAGAAAGATCATTTTGTTCTCCTCTCCCaaggagtgctgtgtcctgtagTTTTAACTGcttgaagagaaatgattgtTACTTATGACCACGAACCATTTTTCAATGCTGAAATTGTTCCAGGAAAACAAAGTGTTTTATCCTTATTGCATTTATGCCAAGTCAAAACTCCAGAACAACTCCAGATTGAATTAGAAAGCCACCGAGTGTGCCAACAATTGAACCATTAAATAAAAGAGTCAGGATAGTATCTGACCACCCTGTGTCCCTTCAGGCCAAAATGCATGTTTCTGAGCATGTAGGATGCCAGCAAAAAGaagatgattaaaaaaaatctatattGTGTATATAACTAGATTAAACCCCATGTTTTATACACAACATGCACATTACATTTTATACTAATGAGACGTAAGCCCCATCATAAATTACTTAAGGAACTGAGTGGAAATAAACAAGCAAGTTTTGCTAGAGGACCACTTGTGCTTATTCAGGAATGTGTTATACACCCATCTGGAACTGAAGAATCACACGTAAAAAGTTAAACATCCTAGAACTGTAAAGCTGGATCTCAAAGCCCCTCATTCTGCTCTGAGAAAGGACCAAATACACTGCTTCAGTTGTGAGACACTCTCCTGTCTGTCCCCATGACACAGATTTGCACTCTATGTGCAATACTCAGAACAGTTCTCTTTGACATTTATTGTACCCATTTCAGTCCATTTTTTCCAGATCCCTAGGAATTTAGATACTGTCCTACACAGATCATTCTGTATCATGctactggaacacatccagataggtcttgaaagtctccagaggagactccacaacctctataggagcctgtttcagtgctctgtgacctttacagtaaaggagcttccccttgtgttgaagtggaacctctgGTGCCGCAGCttacattgctccttgtcctatccctccctcctgacacccagcccacaagggcactttgctgtcccatggataacttgttatccaccaggactcccagatccctctccacatggctgctctccagcagatcacctcccagcctgtactggtgcagtttattgttcctccccagatgcaggactctacacttgtccttgttgaacctcatctggttcctctgtgcccagctctccagtctgtccagctctcactggatggctgcacagccttcagctgtatcagccaagcctcccagtttggtgtcatcagcaaacttgctgagcagactctgtcacctcatcagtgtcattgatgaagatgttgaacagcactggacccagaactgatccctgggggactccactagtcacagctctccagctggacctggcaccattgatcaccactctttgaactctatcttgtaaccagttcctaatccacctcactctctgctcttccatcccacacttcttgagcttgctcactaggatgtcaAGGGAGAGGATGTACTCTGGTGAAAATATTACCAAATCCTGCAGATCTGCAGTTTTTTAAGTATACCTTGAAACACTTCAGCACTGTctttaaaatattatttccttAAGTGTCCTTTGACACCTTTAATGCTTCCCTTATTCTGGCTTATATTCCATCTATCTTGGTCGTTTGAATTTTGTAAATTATCTGGTCATAATTAATCTTTCCTCCACTGAAAGTCAGAACTATATTTCAGCCTTCCCTTTCTTGAGATCTACCTATTTGTAGTTCTGTAAATGCTCATCACTGCTGTTGTGCTAATCTCACTTTTCCCCTCTGCTGGAAGCAGAAATTCTGTTACTTGTATAAATTCTTTCACCATCAAAGCAGTTGttctcaggttgcacagagaagATGCTCTCTAGAGGGTTCTAGTCAATCATAATGGAGGATAACTATACTCATTAAACACTTATTTTCTATGCTTTCAattgttttaaaaaataattaaatgattaaagaaaaaaaataccctcTCAAATATTAGGAGACCGTTTTCTTGATTGTTAAACAAGCTGAAAGGCAAAATAGTATTTTCTTCCAACATTTGGCATTCTTACTCTTCTCTGTGAAAGGAGGTACCAGAGGTTGGATCTCGAAAATAAGCACTTTGCAGTAAAAACATCATTTTGAGTGGGATCTCATCCATGTTTTCTGATGGGGAGTATGGTGCTGTGTTTAATGGTAATGTGGCACTCTATGAACTCAATAAGCAGCCTCCCTCTGAGTTACTTCTCTTTAAGAATTACAAAGGTGGATATTCAGTACTCCCAGCTAACTGAATCAATTGTAAGCCATTTACAGGTATCACAATGAAAGTTGTAGCAAAGGACTGACAGTTGAGAGGACATTGCAGTTTGTTACAGAGTATGAACAATCCAATGCTAATGATGTATTAGTTAACTGGAATGCCAGAGAGAATATTTTGCGTACATACATGGAAGGAAAGGTTAGGATATCAATTTGGTGACTACCTGTTTGAAAAGCAGAGCACACACTCGTTTGCATATGTCTTTCCATCAGTCCCGCAGACTGGATTGTAATCCCTTGGACATCCAGGCACACCATACATGTGGCAGGCAGGCTAGGGAAGATAGGTACATAAGAGCTTTGAGATATACCTTTGGAAATAGGTCTTTGACCAGCTTCTGATTTGAGAGCTTCTAAAGAATACTGGCACACTCAGTACTGGTacaggagctggcacagcaTTGTCAAGTGCCACATTATCTTTCATGCTTGGCTTCTATAGCCTGGCATGGCCTGAGCTGTGGTGTCAGGACATGCATGTACTACAAAACCCATCTCCATCCAACACATTAACATCAGTGCGACAAACGGACAGCAAGTCTTCTTGAGGGGCAGCTGCAGATGGAGCAGGTAGGAGAATCACCACAGCCTCTGTGTGGCAGCCCTTAGCAGGCAGGTGCCTGGCTGTCAGGTTCGGGGCCCCGGGGAAGGGACCACCCCACCCAGGGAGGCTCGGCTGGCGACAAGGAGGGCACGTGTCATAGTCCTTCCTGGGCACTTACCGCGTAGCTGGCAACGGCACCGGGACACCAGAGGagccctgtggagagcaatCAGCGTTAACGGCGCCTGGTCTCGCCTGGTATCCGTTCCCTGTCCCGTCCCCCACCATCCAGTATCCTGTCCTGGCAGCCTCCGATCATCCCATATTCGGCACCGTCCTGTGCCGGTTCTTTACCCCGCCCTGTGATAATTGGTGCCCGCTACTGGCTTAGGTTCTGCGGTCGCCCCACGAAGCCAGTAGGTGTCCGGTACCCGTTCATGTTTCCCCTTCCCTGGGACGGGACCGGCCGTGGCTCGGAACCTGCCCGCTTCCCCGGGGCTGGCTCGTTCCCCTCGACCACCGCTGCCCCAGCGCCGTGCCCCCAGTACCAGCGAGAAGGGTGGACAGCAACACCAGCGCAGGCAGCTGCATGTCGGCGAAAGGCGCAAGGGCGGCGAGTGGGACGGGAcaggacagagcagggcagggcaggacgggacgggacgggacgcgACGGTGCAACGGCGGCGCGGGCGCGCGGGCGGGCACGGGCGGGCACGGGCCGGAGCGCCGCGCGCTGGGCGGGAGCGGGCAGCGCTCGCGCCGCGGCGGGAGCCAGGCCTGAGGGCCTGTGGGGCTGCGGGACCGCGGCGGGACGGAGCGACAGGAGCTGCCGGCGCCGGGAGCGGTGAGCAACCAACCGAGCGCTGCTTCTGCAGTgcgcagagcagtgcagaaacCTCCCGGGGCCATGCTGGGAGGTTGAAAGCTTCGGTACCAGGCCTGTGCAAGAGGACAGCAAAGTTGATGGTAGGCATCTGGCTGTAATTCCAGCATTGCCTAGGTTCCCCGCCTGCACTTCGCCTTGTCCGATTGCAGAGTGCCTAGGGCAGTGCAAGGAAGCTGGAATCGAGGTGCCGTGTGGCTTTTGAGATCCTGGCCCTTGTCTCATCATAAAGTGGCGTGAGATGGCCCGTGCTGATCTGTGAATGCCTTCCTGCCAAGAGGAAAGGCAGATCAATAAAGCCAACCTGCCTGCGTCTGAAGTCGTGAGGAGCCAGGCCAGAGCAGGCCGGAAAGGCTTGGCACACTGCCTGGTTGGCACAA from Pogoniulus pusillus isolate bPogPus1 chromosome 9, bPogPus1.pri, whole genome shotgun sequence carries:
- the SPINK2 gene encoding serine protease inhibitor Kazal-type 2; its protein translation is MQLPALVLLSTLLAGLLWCPGAVASYAPACHMYGVPGCPRDYNPVCGTDGKTYANECVLCFSNRENKRDVQIFKTGRC